From the bacterium genome, the window TCGCGCTAGGCGAGCAATTGAGAATCCGACTATTGCCAGCATCACCGCAACAAAAGCGACATTGCCGGAGCGCGAATGGATCTGCACCTGCCGTTCATCATCGAAACGGGGGGCCAGTTCGAACGCATGCAAAGTCGGGCGGAGGAGATAGGCCGCGACCACCAGCAAGAGCGCGATCGGTTGCCCCAGCAGCGCCAGACCGATACCTGCCGCAAACAAGGCGCAGGCTGTGTAGAAAATGGGGTCACGTTTACGCATGGTCCTGTTCCTCCAGAACGAAAAGCTGTTCGACGGTCGTTTGAAGATGATGCGCCAAAAGCAGGGCAAGTTTGACCGAGGGAGAGTAATCACCGCGTTCGATCGAGATAATCGTCTGCCGCGACACTCTGACCAGATCGGCCAGTTGCTGTTGGCTCATTTCGCCGCGTTCAAAGCGGAATTTGCGAAGTGTTGTTTTCATGGCGACTCTTTGGCTTAATTAGCTCATTCACCAATGCTATCGGCAGGAATGTACAGTATACTTTACATAAAGTCAATAAAATAATACATAATGTAAAGCAACGACTACATGATTTTGAGAGTTTTTGAGGAAGAGATCGACGGCAGTAGCTGCCTATATAATTGTATAATAACAGCTTACCTGGTTT encodes:
- a CDS encoding helix-turn-helix domain-containing protein, with product MKTTLRKFRFERGEMSQQQLADLVRVSRQTIISIERGDYSPSVKLALLLAHHLQTTVEQLFVLEEQDHA